The window CTGACGACAGGCTCTCTAGAGTCGAATTCCATCCACAGTGCGAGACAAAACATCCTAAAGATGGATGTGTTAAGACTTCAAGTTGTGAACACCATGGTACTATTTTCCCTTGCTTCTCTAATTCCATCATGCAACttaatttctcttcttctttttctacttcttttatattttcttgatcTCTTATTACCCATAAGAATGGCCTTTTAATCTCTATCAACCCTTTTGCTATCTCCTCCGTTTGGTTTCTTGATAAATTTAATAGACTCCCAAATGAGATATAAACAATTGATGATTTAGGCTTTGTGTTTAACCATTCCATGTAGTCATcatttgacttttgaaaaagatCACCACCAAATGAAGATTCCAATGAATCTTTTCCACCCAAGAATGATGAAGGAATCAATGGTCCAATTCcaattaaattgtatttttcaatagcTTTGAGTGGCTCTAGCTCTAATGCATCAAATGTATTCACAAGTACCTTTGGATTTTCTTCACCATCTAATGTGTCTAGTTGCTCTTTAAATGTTGGTAGAGCAAAACTATACTTATCATCTTTTGAGCCAGATGAAACTAAAAAAGATGGAAGATCTTGGCTTTTTAGTAATGGAAGCCTTGGTAATTGGATACTCCAATTTGGATCATTTGAGCTACACTTCATTTCATCCTCATAGCCATTGAAGTAATAGTAGTATATGTCTAGCACAGTTGCTGGTTGAATCCATAGTAACGCGGATGGGATGTGGAGTTCACGCGCTACCTCAGCTGCCCAAGGTAGCAGAAGAGTGTAGACGAGGGACGTCACAGGACGTCCCTTGTCTGAACTCTTCAGAATGATATCCCTTAATGTTTGGGACCCACGACTTCTTATCTCCGACATGTAACGTTTAGAATCATCCACGTTAGACTTGAAACCATCATCAAATCCGTCAGAGAATGCCGCCAAGTTTAAGCCCTTGGGTGCGTTTGAAGCCGCGATTTTCGCCATACGACGATGGGCGAAAACGCTAGTGGTGAATGTCACCTCAATGCCCATTTTGATTAGCCTCTTGGCAAATTGAAGAGATGGATTGATATGACCTTGTGCGGGAAATGTCACCAAGAGGACATGGGGTTGCACCATTTTTACACTCACAAACTTAAAATAGAACTAAGTTCAAAGTTCAAAGTTCGAGGTCAAATGAATGAAAGTAGACTTTAATATTGTGTGAGAGAAATGTTTGACTTGTAAGACTCTTA of the Solanum stenotomum isolate F172 unplaced genomic scaffold, ASM1918654v1 scaffold23267, whole genome shotgun sequence genome contains:
- the LOC125851194 gene encoding UDP-glycosyltransferase 75C1-like produces the protein MVQPHVLLVTFPAQGHINPSLQFAKRLIKMGIEVTFTTSVFAHRRMAKIAASNAPKGLNLAAFSDGFDDGFKSNVDDSKRYMSEIRSRGSQTLRDIILKSSDKGRPVTSLVYTLLLPWAAEVARELHIPSALLWIQPATVLDIYYYYFNGYEDEMKCSSNDPNWSIQLPRLPLLKSQDLPSFLVSSGSKDDKYSFALPTFKEQLDTLDGEENPKVLVNTFDALELEPLKAIEKYNLIGIGPLIPSSFLGGKDSLESSFGGDLFQKSNDDYMEWLNTKPKSSIVYISFGSLLNLSRNQTEEIAKGLIEIKRPFLWVIRDQENIKEVEKEEEKLSCMMELEKQGKIVPWCSQLEVLTHPSLGCFVSHCGWNSTLESLSSGIPVVAFPHWTDQGTNAKLIEDIWKTGVRMRVNEDGVVESEEIKRCIEIVMDGREKGEEMRKNAQKWKELAREAVKEGGSSEVNLKAFVQEVGKSC